Proteins co-encoded in one Corallococcus macrosporus genomic window:
- a CDS encoding alanine racemase — translation MSSTFLDTLDTPAAIVDLDRVEWNLQRVATYAREHGLRWRPHTKTHKTAELGAMQVAAGATGVTVATLLEAEVMASVSDDVLLAYPPVGARKLARLMALPPRVRLTVALDSHDVLEGLARAARDAGRTVGVLVEVDLGMRRVGLRTPEEAVALARAAASTPGVAFRGVTFYAGHIRVPQAELPTAMNAQSEALATFVGALSHAGLPPEVVSGGSTPTLWQSHTVKGLTEIRPGLNALNDRNAAVIGACDWTECAYSVLATVVSTAVPGQVVIDAGAKALVKEEGLAPGYGVLLDRPEVVVKNLSEEHGLLDVSGTTWRPRIGERVRVVPNHVCVSVPQHPRLYVLRGDTHVATWEVAARGW, via the coding sequence ATGTCCTCGACCTTCCTCGACACGCTCGACACGCCCGCCGCCATCGTGGACCTGGACCGCGTGGAGTGGAACCTCCAGCGCGTCGCCACCTACGCCCGTGAGCACGGCCTGCGCTGGCGTCCCCATACGAAGACGCACAAGACGGCGGAGCTGGGCGCGATGCAGGTCGCGGCGGGAGCCACCGGCGTCACGGTGGCCACCCTCCTGGAAGCCGAGGTCATGGCCTCCGTGTCCGACGACGTGCTGCTCGCATACCCGCCCGTGGGCGCACGCAAGCTGGCGAGGCTGATGGCCCTCCCCCCGCGCGTGCGGCTCACCGTGGCGCTCGACTCCCATGACGTGCTGGAGGGCCTGGCGCGCGCGGCCCGGGACGCGGGGCGCACCGTGGGCGTGCTCGTGGAGGTGGACCTGGGCATGCGCCGCGTGGGGCTGCGCACGCCGGAGGAGGCCGTGGCCCTGGCTCGCGCGGCGGCGTCCACGCCCGGCGTGGCGTTTCGTGGAGTGACGTTCTACGCGGGCCATATCCGCGTCCCGCAGGCGGAGCTGCCCACCGCGATGAACGCCCAGTCGGAAGCGCTGGCGACGTTCGTGGGTGCCTTGAGCCACGCGGGATTGCCGCCGGAGGTGGTGAGCGGCGGCTCCACGCCGACCCTCTGGCAATCCCATACGGTGAAGGGCCTCACGGAGATCCGCCCCGGCCTCAACGCGCTGAACGACCGCAACGCGGCGGTCATCGGCGCCTGTGATTGGACGGAGTGTGCCTATTCGGTCCTGGCCACCGTGGTGAGCACGGCCGTGCCCGGCCAGGTGGTCATCGACGCGGGAGCCAAGGCGCTGGTGAAGGAGGAAGGGCTGGCGCCAGGCTATGGCGTCCTGCTGGACCGGCCGGAGGTCGTGGTGAAGAACCTGTCGGAGGAGCACGGGCTGCTGGACGTGTCCGGCACGACGTGGCGCCCGCGCATCGGCGAGCGCGTGCGCGTGGTGCCCAACCATGTCTGTGTTTCCGTCCCGCAGCATCCCCGGCTGTACGTCTTGCGCGGCGACACGCACGTGGCCACGTGGGAGGTCGCGGCGCGCGGCTGGTAA
- a CDS encoding Lnb N-terminal periplasmic domain-containing protein has protein sequence MRIWKNAVSGLVLLVGGAWASLALALTGTGPEGPHVARTLVAAALVALAVAAWRWRSRRWGVAVMLLGCLSVYGWVRTIQPSNARDWAPDLARAPWAEVAGSQVTLHEVRDFRYRSTTDWDPAWYTATYDTDALTGASFIVEPFSGVYGAAHTMVSFGFQDGRHVVFSVEVRREQGETFSALGGLFRRFEITYVVGDERDLVQLRSNFRHDDVYVYPVNASKERITAFFMDMVQRMNGLHTQPEFYDTLTSNCTTNLVRHFEKVATKDVPYDHRTLLPAFSDALAYELGIIDTDAPLEQVRQRYHINARALAAQGRDDFSARIREPLQTAAAPVP, from the coding sequence ATGCGCATCTGGAAGAACGCCGTGTCGGGGCTCGTGCTCCTCGTGGGGGGCGCCTGGGCCTCGCTGGCCCTGGCCCTGACAGGAACGGGGCCGGAGGGGCCGCACGTGGCCCGGACGCTCGTCGCGGCGGCCCTGGTGGCCCTGGCGGTGGCGGCCTGGCGGTGGCGCTCCCGGCGCTGGGGCGTGGCGGTGATGCTGCTGGGGTGCCTGTCCGTGTACGGCTGGGTGCGGACGATCCAGCCCTCCAACGCGCGGGACTGGGCGCCGGACCTGGCGCGGGCGCCGTGGGCGGAGGTCGCGGGCTCCCAGGTGACGCTGCACGAGGTGCGCGACTTCCGCTACCGCAGCACCACGGACTGGGACCCGGCCTGGTACACGGCCACCTACGACACGGACGCGCTCACGGGCGCGTCGTTCATCGTGGAGCCGTTCTCCGGCGTCTACGGCGCCGCGCACACGATGGTGAGCTTCGGCTTCCAGGACGGCCGCCACGTGGTGTTCTCCGTGGAGGTGCGGCGCGAGCAGGGGGAGACGTTCTCCGCGCTGGGTGGCCTGTTCCGCCGCTTTGAAATCACCTACGTCGTGGGCGACGAGCGGGACCTGGTGCAGCTGCGCTCCAACTTCCGCCACGACGACGTGTATGTGTATCCGGTGAACGCGTCGAAGGAGCGCATCACCGCGTTTTTCATGGACATGGTGCAGCGGATGAACGGGCTGCACACGCAGCCGGAGTTCTACGACACGCTCACCAGCAACTGCACCACCAACCTGGTGCGCCACTTCGAGAAGGTGGCCACGAAGGACGTGCCGTACGACCACCGCACGCTGCTGCCGGCGTTCTCGGACGCGCTCGCGTACGAGCTGGGCATCATCGACACGGACGCGCCGCTGGAGCAGGTCCGCCAGCGCTACCACATCAACGCGCGCGCCCTGGCCGCGCAGGGGCGGGACGACTTCTCCGCCCGCATCCGCGAACCGCTCCAGACCGCCGCCGCGCCCGTGCCCTGA
- a CDS encoding MbtH family protein: protein MSDEREDTTIYKVVVNHEEQYSIWPADRENALGWKDAGKQGLKAECLEYIKEVWTDMRPLSLRKKMEEDAARNKN from the coding sequence ATGAGCGACGAGCGCGAAGACACGACCATCTACAAGGTCGTCGTGAACCACGAAGAGCAGTACTCCATCTGGCCTGCGGACCGTGAGAACGCGCTGGGCTGGAAGGATGCCGGCAAGCAGGGCCTGAAGGCCGAGTGCCTGGAGTACATCAAGGAGGTCTGGACGGACATGCGTCCCCTGAGCCTCCGCAAGAAGATGGAAGAGGACGCGGCCCGCAACAAGAACTGA
- the fruA gene encoding response regulator transcription factor FruA, which produces MAANQSAVRISILEGPWAAWQGLSDGLRGEGHSTSVTRDVRGFLDGLGTDPPQVAILDVESDGEAAIGCSVTEGLNLLREARKRRLEVRMLLLSAVSTPEVISQCFDEGASGYLFRAGLGVNAVSSAVQSLVRGERLFPVQLLRNDFEHPPVTSPTASVLLLLTQREREVLQYVAGGADNLKIAAHLQIAERTVKSHVTQLYRKLGAENRTQLALRACHLGVRPPPDL; this is translated from the coding sequence ATGGCAGCGAATCAATCAGCAGTGCGTATTTCGATTCTCGAAGGACCGTGGGCGGCCTGGCAGGGCTTGTCCGATGGGCTTCGGGGTGAGGGTCATTCCACTTCGGTGACGCGCGACGTGCGCGGCTTCCTGGACGGACTCGGCACGGATCCACCGCAGGTGGCCATCCTCGACGTGGAGAGCGACGGCGAGGCCGCCATCGGATGCTCCGTGACGGAGGGGCTCAACCTGCTGCGCGAGGCACGCAAGCGCCGGCTGGAAGTGCGCATGCTGCTCCTGTCCGCGGTGAGCACGCCGGAGGTCATCTCCCAGTGCTTCGACGAAGGGGCCTCCGGGTATCTCTTCCGCGCGGGGCTGGGCGTGAACGCGGTGTCCTCCGCGGTCCAGTCGCTGGTGCGCGGCGAGCGCCTCTTCCCGGTGCAGTTGCTCCGCAACGACTTCGAGCATCCGCCGGTGACGTCACCCACGGCGAGCGTGCTCTTGCTGCTCACGCAGCGGGAGCGCGAGGTGCTCCAGTACGTGGCGGGCGGCGCGGACAACCTGAAGATCGCCGCGCATCTCCAGATCGCCGAGCGCACGGTGAAGTCACACGTCACGCAGCTCTACCGCAAGCTGGGCGCGGAGAACCGCACCCAGCTTGCCCTGCGCGCCTGCCACCTGGGCGTCAGGCCTCCGCCGGACCTCTGA
- a CDS encoding cyclic nucleotide-binding domain-containing protein, with the protein MSLFARLQALLSAHPSAPVSSGGQTSASSASAPAVASAPADAEGAPAPPVCTRYLPAGQVVVREGDPGHSMFVVLEGRVAVLRGGDNGANTEVGRLGAGEFFGELALLTGTQRTATIVTVEDAVLLELTQAGVRELGKDYGVKGEQMQVTARERLLADALRSNPLIAALPPEVQHELGDAFVPCTVPAGETLLTRGQPGDALYVLIRGQCEVFHTHGDGRQSPYPTLEEGALFGEISLLRSRLATATVRTVTPCTLLKLERDVFKKAFLGQPDLRGALVRLGLERLKHTMEVMGEPK; encoded by the coding sequence ATGTCCCTGTTCGCGCGCCTGCAGGCCCTGCTGTCCGCCCACCCGTCCGCCCCGGTCTCCTCCGGCGGGCAGACGTCCGCGAGCTCCGCCTCGGCCCCGGCGGTGGCGAGCGCCCCGGCGGACGCGGAAGGCGCTCCCGCGCCGCCTGTCTGCACGCGCTACCTGCCTGCGGGCCAGGTGGTGGTGCGCGAGGGCGACCCGGGCCACTCGATGTTCGTCGTGCTGGAGGGCCGCGTCGCGGTGCTGCGCGGCGGCGACAACGGCGCCAACACGGAGGTCGGCCGCCTGGGCGCCGGCGAGTTCTTCGGCGAGCTGGCGCTGCTCACCGGCACGCAGCGCACCGCCACCATCGTGACGGTGGAGGACGCCGTGCTGCTGGAGCTCACCCAGGCCGGCGTCCGGGAGCTGGGCAAGGACTACGGCGTCAAGGGCGAGCAGATGCAGGTCACCGCCCGGGAGCGCCTGCTCGCGGACGCGCTGCGCAGCAACCCGCTCATCGCCGCGCTGCCCCCGGAGGTGCAGCACGAGCTGGGAGACGCCTTCGTCCCCTGTACCGTCCCCGCCGGAGAGACGCTGCTCACCCGGGGCCAGCCGGGCGACGCGCTCTACGTCCTCATCCGGGGCCAGTGCGAGGTCTTCCACACGCACGGTGACGGCCGCCAGTCCCCCTACCCCACGCTGGAGGAAGGCGCCCTCTTCGGAGAGATCTCCCTCTTGCGCAGCCGGCTGGCCACCGCCACCGTGCGCACCGTGACTCCCTGCACGCTCCTCAAGCTGGAGCGCGACGTGTTCAAGAAGGCCTTCCTGGGCCAGCCCGACCTGCGCGGCGCCCTGGTGCGCCTGGGCCTGGAGCGGCTCAAGCACACGATGGAGGTCATGGGCGAGCCGAAGTAG
- a CDS encoding YdeI/OmpD-associated family protein, with protein MNAKAKAKQQELPTMPFASEKAWEKWLEKHHADSPGVWLKLAKLESGIPSVTYPQALEVALCYGWIDGQKDAFDAEYWLQRFTPRKPRSKWSKINCAKVDALVASGRMKPAGLREVEAARADGRWEAAYAGAKTIEVPEDLTLALEKNPKAKAFFATLKSANRYAILYRLHDAKKPETRVRRLEKFIAMLEAGETLHG; from the coding sequence ATGAATGCGAAGGCGAAGGCGAAGCAGCAGGAACTCCCCACCATGCCGTTCGCGTCGGAGAAGGCCTGGGAGAAGTGGCTGGAGAAGCACCACGCCGACTCGCCGGGTGTCTGGCTGAAGCTCGCGAAGCTGGAGTCCGGCATCCCGTCCGTGACGTACCCGCAGGCGCTGGAGGTGGCGCTCTGCTACGGCTGGATTGACGGGCAGAAGGACGCGTTCGACGCGGAGTACTGGCTCCAGCGCTTCACGCCGCGCAAGCCGCGCAGCAAGTGGTCGAAGATCAACTGCGCCAAGGTGGACGCCCTGGTCGCCTCCGGACGCATGAAGCCCGCGGGCCTGCGCGAGGTGGAGGCCGCGCGCGCGGACGGCCGCTGGGAGGCGGCGTACGCGGGGGCGAAGACCATCGAGGTGCCGGAGGACCTGACGCTCGCGCTGGAGAAGAACCCGAAGGCGAAGGCGTTCTTCGCCACGCTCAAGAGCGCCAACCGCTACGCCATCCTCTACCGGCTCCACGACGCGAAGAAGCCCGAGACGCGCGTGCGGCGGCTGGAGAAGTTCATCGCCATGCTGGAGGCCGGAGAGACGCTCCACGGCTGA
- a CDS encoding DUF7594 domain-containing protein — protein MGWLSALVLCTHCGGVAEQDGPGEPRPSGTASVESQAVSCPSETVYDTVGTQDRGDAYVDAAQPTVNFGEADLLLTDGSPRLESYLKFEVTHDDPNIPIVGARLRLFAVDGSTDGPALYRADNEWTEGTLTWNTRPALLGAPLGDLGAVENNSVVEYDVSTVVRSAGDYSFALIPTGGNGVDFESSESTYYMGGASLELTRAITFCARQGTGGALQGVRRYGGPGEEVPRGVAAAQDGGWVVAGRYYNSGDFGGGPLEPFGYLVLAKYGADGSHQWSRTYAPYPGSISEVNVGGLTVTPLGNILVVGSYTGSPDFGTGALPATWGYTPGLFIAKFSPNGTPVWSKGFLAGTPQVGSNTKAPIQGLAVATDAAGSLVVTGTFSGQVNLGGGVLDAGASASGVSALFVARFSWEGDPLWSRVHAAGSTGSEGQALATDSTGAVLLAGVASPHATNTVLGVQGPRTPFVAKYSATGTPLWSRALNGGRGSMRGVVSRPGDAVAFAADFGGTFSFAGRSYSAAPEGSQDGRTDVVLGALSASGSDQWGRQLGGPDKDDVRRLAVDSQGRLTLAGYLGSQADLGGGLIGHPSYPTNYVARYAADGTHLWSRGLDIRLSLTMAGNGAGETLLVDQLDRTVQVDGTAYSPVDGSTDLLLLKLAP, from the coding sequence ATGGGGTGGCTGTCCGCGTTGGTGCTGTGCACGCATTGCGGTGGGGTGGCGGAACAGGACGGGCCCGGGGAGCCCCGTCCGTCTGGAACAGCGAGCGTCGAGTCGCAGGCCGTCAGTTGTCCGTCGGAGACCGTCTACGACACCGTCGGCACCCAGGACCGGGGCGACGCGTACGTGGACGCAGCGCAGCCGACGGTCAACTTCGGAGAAGCCGACCTGCTGCTGACGGATGGCTCGCCGCGGCTGGAGTCGTACCTGAAGTTCGAGGTGACGCACGACGATCCCAACATCCCCATCGTCGGAGCGCGGCTGCGCCTGTTCGCGGTGGATGGCAGCACGGACGGCCCCGCGCTCTACCGTGCGGACAATGAGTGGACGGAGGGCACGCTCACCTGGAACACGCGGCCCGCGCTGCTGGGCGCGCCCCTGGGGGACCTGGGCGCCGTGGAGAACAACAGCGTGGTGGAGTACGACGTGAGCACGGTCGTCCGCTCGGCGGGCGACTACAGCTTCGCGCTCATCCCCACGGGCGGGAACGGCGTCGACTTCGAGTCCTCCGAGTCCACCTATTACATGGGTGGGGCCTCCCTGGAGCTGACCCGCGCCATCACGTTCTGCGCCCGCCAGGGCACGGGCGGAGCCCTTCAGGGCGTGCGGCGGTACGGCGGTCCGGGCGAGGAGGTGCCCAGGGGCGTGGCCGCCGCGCAGGATGGGGGATGGGTGGTCGCGGGCCGCTATTACAACTCCGGTGACTTCGGCGGCGGGCCCCTGGAGCCGTTCGGGTACCTGGTCCTCGCGAAGTACGGCGCGGACGGCAGCCATCAGTGGTCGCGCACCTACGCGCCCTACCCGGGCTCCATCTCCGAGGTCAACGTGGGCGGCCTCACCGTGACGCCGCTCGGGAACATCCTGGTCGTGGGCTCCTACACGGGCAGCCCGGACTTCGGCACGGGAGCACTGCCAGCCACCTGGGGCTATACGCCGGGCCTCTTCATCGCCAAGTTCTCGCCGAACGGCACACCGGTCTGGTCCAAGGGCTTCCTCGCGGGGACTCCGCAGGTGGGCTCCAACACGAAGGCTCCCATCCAGGGACTCGCCGTCGCCACGGACGCCGCGGGCAGCCTCGTCGTCACGGGCACCTTCTCCGGTCAGGTGAACCTGGGAGGCGGGGTGCTGGACGCGGGCGCGAGCGCTTCCGGGGTGAGCGCGCTCTTCGTGGCGCGCTTCTCCTGGGAGGGTGACCCCCTCTGGTCCCGCGTCCATGCGGCCGGGAGCACGGGGTCGGAAGGACAGGCGCTCGCCACGGACAGCACGGGCGCGGTGCTGCTCGCGGGCGTCGCGAGCCCGCACGCCACCAACACCGTGCTCGGCGTGCAGGGCCCCCGGACGCCCTTCGTGGCGAAGTACTCGGCCACCGGGACGCCGCTGTGGTCCCGTGCGCTCAACGGCGGCCGGGGCTCGATGCGGGGCGTCGTTTCACGGCCGGGTGACGCCGTGGCCTTCGCCGCGGATTTCGGCGGCACGTTCTCCTTCGCGGGGCGCTCGTACAGCGCGGCTCCGGAGGGTTCGCAGGACGGCCGGACGGACGTCGTCCTGGGCGCGCTCTCCGCGTCGGGCTCGGACCAGTGGGGACGGCAGCTGGGCGGTCCGGACAAGGATGACGTCCGGCGACTCGCGGTGGACTCGCAGGGACGCCTGACGCTGGCGGGCTATCTGGGTTCGCAGGCGGACCTGGGCGGCGGGCTCATCGGGCACCCGAGCTATCCGACGAACTACGTGGCGCGGTACGCGGCGGACGGCACGCACCTGTGGTCGCGCGGCCTGGACATCCGCCTCAGCCTGACCATGGCCGGCAACGGCGCGGGGGAGACGCTGCTCGTCGACCAGCTCGACCGGACCGTGCAGGTGGATGGAACAGCCTACTCGCCAGTCGATGGGAGCACGGACCTGCTGCTGCTGAAGCTCGCGCCGTAG
- a CDS encoding prolyl oligopeptidase family serine peptidase, which yields MKSRIAVTTAALLVPLVAGAAGKAPAKPAAAEKQPVETTYHGTTVADPYQWMESATDPKVQQWTDSQNAYTRAYLDKLPGREPLRQRISELLSWKSPSYGGLDEQGGTLLGLKFQPPKQQPTLIVVGSLDDTSKERVLVDPTQVDTSGKTTIDWFQLSHDGKKVAVSMSKGGTESGDVSVWDVATAKAMPNELVPRVNGGTAGGSLAWNAQGTGFFYTRYPRGEERPPVDREVYQQVYFHALGTPTEKDTYALGKDFPRIAMTDLESSDDGQYTFARVANGDGGEYDLYLHGPKGAWTQVAKYADKVVAARFGSDGAAYLLSRKDAPKGKVLRLPLATPTLDKATVVVPEGEATVQAVVPTKSRLYLLEQLGGPSQLRMVDLTGKALGLVPTLPVSAVGGVVRQGADDVLFVNGSFTQPAAWFRFTAADGKVAKTALARTAPIDMSDVEVVRTEATSKDGTKVPLTILKKKGTKLNGNNPTWLTGYGGFNVSINPGYSPLTGMWLEQGGVFAVANLRGGSEFGEEWHKGGSLTKKQNVFDDFYACAKLLTDQKYTQPKKLAIQGGSNGGLLMGAALTQHPEQYGAVVARVGIYDMLRTELTPNGQFNVTEYGSVKDPEQFKALYNYSPVHQVKDGTKYPSVLFTSGANDPRVDPFHSRKMVARMQSASASPKPILLRANAETGHGMGTPLSARIEEEVDVYSFVFNELGMTYKPNATKKVQAPAPK from the coding sequence ATGAAGTCGAGAATCGCAGTGACGACCGCCGCGCTGCTCGTGCCGCTGGTGGCGGGGGCCGCCGGCAAGGCGCCCGCGAAGCCGGCCGCCGCGGAGAAGCAGCCCGTGGAGACCACCTACCACGGCACCACCGTCGCGGATCCGTACCAGTGGATGGAGTCCGCCACCGACCCCAAGGTCCAGCAGTGGACCGACTCGCAGAACGCGTACACGCGCGCGTACCTGGACAAGCTCCCGGGCCGCGAGCCGCTGCGCCAGCGCATCTCCGAGCTGCTGTCCTGGAAGTCGCCCTCGTACGGCGGCCTGGATGAGCAGGGCGGCACGCTCCTGGGGCTGAAGTTCCAGCCGCCCAAGCAGCAGCCCACGCTCATCGTGGTGGGCTCGCTGGACGACACGTCGAAGGAGCGCGTGCTGGTGGACCCCACGCAGGTGGACACCTCCGGCAAGACGACCATCGACTGGTTCCAGCTGTCGCACGACGGCAAGAAGGTCGCGGTCTCCATGTCCAAGGGCGGCACGGAGAGCGGCGACGTGTCCGTGTGGGACGTGGCCACGGCGAAGGCGATGCCCAACGAGCTGGTGCCCCGCGTCAACGGCGGCACGGCGGGCGGCAGCCTCGCGTGGAACGCGCAGGGCACGGGCTTCTTCTACACGCGCTACCCGCGCGGCGAGGAGCGCCCGCCCGTGGACCGCGAGGTGTACCAGCAGGTGTACTTCCACGCGCTGGGCACGCCCACGGAGAAGGACACGTACGCGCTGGGCAAGGACTTCCCGCGCATCGCGATGACGGACCTGGAGTCCAGCGACGACGGCCAGTACACCTTCGCGCGCGTGGCCAACGGCGACGGCGGCGAGTACGACCTGTACCTGCACGGCCCCAAGGGCGCGTGGACGCAGGTGGCGAAGTACGCGGACAAGGTGGTGGCGGCGCGCTTCGGCAGCGACGGCGCGGCGTACCTGCTCAGCCGCAAGGACGCTCCCAAGGGCAAGGTGCTGCGCCTGCCGCTGGCCACGCCCACGCTGGACAAGGCCACCGTGGTCGTCCCCGAGGGTGAGGCGACGGTGCAGGCCGTGGTGCCGACGAAGAGCCGCCTGTACCTGCTGGAGCAGCTGGGCGGCCCGTCGCAGCTGCGCATGGTGGACCTGACCGGGAAGGCGCTGGGGCTGGTGCCCACGCTGCCGGTGTCGGCGGTGGGCGGCGTCGTGCGCCAGGGCGCGGACGACGTGCTCTTCGTCAACGGCAGCTTCACCCAGCCGGCCGCGTGGTTCCGCTTCACGGCGGCGGACGGCAAGGTGGCGAAGACGGCGCTGGCGCGCACGGCGCCCATCGACATGAGCGACGTGGAGGTGGTGCGCACGGAGGCCACGTCGAAGGACGGCACCAAGGTGCCGCTCACCATCCTGAAGAAGAAGGGCACGAAGCTGAACGGCAACAACCCCACGTGGCTCACCGGCTACGGCGGCTTCAACGTGTCCATCAACCCGGGCTACAGCCCGCTGACGGGCATGTGGCTGGAGCAGGGCGGCGTGTTCGCGGTGGCCAACCTGCGCGGCGGCTCCGAGTTCGGCGAGGAGTGGCACAAGGGCGGCTCGCTCACGAAGAAGCAGAACGTGTTCGACGACTTCTACGCGTGCGCGAAGCTGCTCACGGACCAGAAGTACACGCAGCCGAAGAAGCTGGCCATCCAGGGCGGCAGCAACGGCGGCCTGCTGATGGGCGCGGCCCTGACGCAGCACCCGGAGCAGTACGGCGCGGTGGTGGCGCGCGTGGGCATCTACGACATGCTGCGCACGGAGCTGACGCCCAACGGCCAGTTCAACGTGACGGAGTACGGCTCCGTGAAGGACCCGGAGCAGTTCAAGGCGCTATACAACTACTCGCCGGTGCACCAGGTGAAGGACGGGACGAAGTACCCGTCGGTGCTCTTCACGTCCGGAGCCAATGACCCGCGCGTGGATCCGTTCCACTCGCGCAAGATGGTGGCGCGGATGCAGTCGGCGTCGGCGTCCCCCAAGCCCATCCTGCTGCGCGCCAACGCGGAGACGGGCCACGGCATGGGCACGCCGCTGTCCGCGCGCATCGAGGAGGAGGTGGACGTCTACTCCTTCGTCTTCAACGAGCTGGGCATGACGTACAAGCCCAACGCGACGAAGAAGGTCCAGGCGCCCGCGCCGAAGTAG